From Acidobacteriota bacterium, one genomic window encodes:
- a CDS encoding four helix bundle protein: MKKNILLEKSYNFALRIVRLCRFLQDEKKEYVISKQLLYSGTNVGAFVEESQQGEDRPDSVHLLTQANKSATKTKIFGCG, encoded by the coding sequence ATGAAGAAAAACATATTGCTTGAAAAATCTTACAATTTTGCCTTACGGATCGTTCGTCTTTGCCGTTTTTTGCAGGACGAGAAGAAAGAATACGTGATCTCGAAACAATTGCTTTATTCCGGAACGAATGTCGGTGCATTTGTCGAGGAGTCGCAGCAGGGAGAAGACCGGCCGGATTCTGTGCATTTGCTGACGCAGGCAAACAAAAGCGCCACGAAGACAAAAATTTTTGGCTGCGGCTGA
- a CDS encoding ATP-dependent Clp protease adaptor ClpS → MAEFPDSDLEGEVLTDKKVRAEKPKLFKVLLHNDDFTTMEFVVFVLMHVFLRNEAESVAVMLQVHNDGLGIAGVYSYEVATMKAEKAMNLARAREYPLLCTVEEE, encoded by the coding sequence ATGGCCGAATTTCCAGACAGCGACCTTGAAGGCGAAGTTCTGACCGACAAAAAGGTTCGCGCCGAGAAGCCGAAACTCTTCAAGGTGCTGTTGCATAATGACGATTTCACGACGATGGAATTCGTCGTTTTCGTCCTGATGCACGTCTTCTTGCGAAACGAAGCCGAGTCTGTCGCGGTGATGCTCCAGGTTCATAACGATGGGCTCGGCATCGCGGGCGTTTATTCCTACGAAGTCGCGACGATGAAGGCCGAAAAGGCGATGAACCTCGCCCGCGCGCGCGAATATCCGCTTTTGTGCACCGTTGAAGAAGAGTAA
- a CDS encoding ATP-binding protein: MPRNWTENKLRNFISAEIEESLTLEYKSAEALDRTEFKKKEITKDVSAMANSAGGVIVYGIAESSNPEKRHLPERIVPVNRLEFPREWLEQIIQAIRPRIDGIVIHSVQIGTGDSDVAYVIEIPQSNTAHQASDHRYYKRFNFQSVPMEDYEVRDVIFRETAPNIAIRFLVEINDESRNLLIEARNNGSAFARYIACFLDVPTPMLEKVDHKMSLKDGGKYYRHRLTNLNQEFADEQFRADFPLLRSMTMHWKIALNEKFDGLRSSDLALKWKIYADNSLPKEGRTLVREIEVVDLRKTTLKA; the protein is encoded by the coding sequence ATGCCCCGAAACTGGACCGAAAACAAGCTTCGAAATTTCATCTCCGCCGAGATCGAGGAATCGCTGACGCTCGAGTACAAGTCGGCCGAAGCGCTTGATCGCACAGAGTTCAAAAAGAAAGAGATAACCAAGGATGTCTCGGCAATGGCGAATTCGGCCGGCGGCGTGATCGTTTACGGCATCGCCGAATCGTCGAATCCGGAAAAGCGTCATCTGCCGGAACGGATCGTTCCGGTAAACCGTCTTGAGTTTCCGCGCGAATGGCTGGAGCAGATCATTCAGGCGATCCGGCCGCGGATCGACGGGATCGTCATTCATTCGGTTCAAATCGGTACCGGCGATTCGGACGTCGCGTACGTGATCGAAATTCCGCAGTCGAACACCGCGCACCAAGCTTCGGATCATCGTTATTACAAGCGGTTTAACTTTCAGAGCGTGCCGATGGAAGATTACGAAGTGCGTGACGTCATCTTTCGCGAAACGGCCCCGAACATCGCGATCAGGTTTCTTGTCGAGATCAACGACGAGTCGCGCAATCTGCTGATCGAAGCGCGCAACAATGGCTCGGCGTTCGCTCGCTACATCGCGTGTTTTTTGGACGTTCCGACACCGATGCTCGAGAAGGTTGATCACAAAATGAGCCTCAAGGACGGCGGAAAGTATTATCGACATCGGTTGACCAACCTGAATCAGGAATTCGCCGACGAGCAGTTTCGGGCCGATTTTCCATTGCTTCGTTCGATGACGATGCATTGGAAGATAGCGCTGAATGAGAAATTCGACGGATTGCGGTCATCGGACCTGGCGCTGAAATGGAAGATCTACGCGGATAATTCGCTGCCGAAGGAAGGAAGGACTCTGGTGCGCGAAATCGAGGTGGTCGATTTGAGAAAGACCACGTTGAAAGCGTAA
- the pyk gene encoding pyruvate kinase, with protein MGRAKILATLGPATSSQEIIEKMIEAGLDAVRINMSHGNTGEHEERIRIARSAAEKLERPLAILVDLSGPKIRTGVLREAKPVVLVRGAQFVLTSRDVEGSAAEVSTNYKEIPKLVRPGDKILLDDGALELRVVAVTETDVVTEVIDGGILSERKGINLPNTKLPIPSLTEKDRRDLEWAMTQDVDYIALSFVREGKDCAEVRELIKQMNTRKWGRPMLVAKIEKAEAIENLDDILKETDGVMVARGDLGVETSAELVPVYQKRIIEKAVNADKFVITATQMLQSMVDNPRPTRAEASDVANAVWDGTDAVMLSAETASGKYPVESVETMERIITTAESVKTTKLRRQIKFTEAPTGRTSQAICKAAAICAQEMLTEKIAVFTESGLMARRLSSVRSGLSTFALTNTREVYNQLSLIWGVEPLLHEIGETTEQMLSDGEATLLRAHVVEKGETIVMMAGRLSGLGLSSSVVVWTIGEDLAKR; from the coding sequence ATGGGAAGAGCAAAAATACTCGCGACACTCGGACCGGCCACGAGTTCGCAGGAAATCATTGAAAAGATGATCGAGGCCGGACTCGATGCGGTTCGGATCAATATGTCGCACGGCAACACGGGCGAACACGAGGAACGTATTCGCATCGCGCGGTCGGCCGCCGAAAAACTCGAACGGCCGCTCGCGATCCTCGTCGATCTTTCGGGTCCGAAGATCCGCACCGGCGTGCTCCGCGAAGCAAAGCCCGTGGTGCTCGTGCGCGGCGCCCAGTTCGTGCTTACGTCGCGCGATGTCGAGGGGAGCGCGGCCGAAGTTTCGACCAATTACAAGGAAATTCCCAAACTCGTCAGACCCGGAGACAAGATTCTGCTCGACGACGGCGCGCTCGAACTCCGCGTCGTCGCCGTCACCGAAACCGACGTCGTCACCGAAGTGATCGACGGCGGCATACTGTCCGAACGAAAGGGCATCAATCTTCCGAACACCAAACTTCCGATTCCGAGTTTGACCGAGAAGGATCGCCGCGATCTTGAATGGGCGATGACGCAGGATGTCGATTACATCGCGCTCTCGTTCGTTCGTGAGGGCAAGGACTGCGCCGAGGTGCGCGAGTTGATCAAGCAGATGAACACGCGCAAATGGGGACGTCCGATGCTCGTCGCGAAGATCGAAAAAGCAGAAGCGATTGAAAATCTCGACGATATCCTGAAAGAGACTGACGGCGTGATGGTCGCGCGCGGCGATCTCGGCGTTGAGACGAGCGCGGAACTCGTTCCGGTCTATCAGAAACGCATCATCGAAAAGGCGGTTAATGCCGACAAATTCGTCATCACGGCGACGCAGATGCTCCAGTCGATGGTCGACAACCCGCGCCCGACGCGCGCCGAAGCGTCCGACGTCGCGAACGCCGTCTGGGACGGAACCGACGCGGTGATGCTTTCGGCTGAAACGGCGTCCGGAAAGTATCCGGTAGAATCGGTCGAGACGATGGAGCGGATCATCACCACCGCCGAGTCGGTCAAGACGACGAAACTCCGTCGGCAGATCAAGTTTACGGAAGCGCCGACCGGCCGAACGTCGCAGGCGATCTGCAAAGCCGCGGCGATCTGCGCCCAGGAGATGCTGACCGAAAAGATCGCGGTTTTTACGGAATCGGGTTTGATGGCGCGTCGTTTGTCATCGGTTCGGTCTGGACTTTCGACGTTTGCGCTGACGAATACGCGTGAGGTCTACAACCAACTCTCGCTGATCTGGGGCGTCGAACCGCTCCTCCACGAAATCGGCGAAACGACGGAACAAATGCTGTCTGACGGCGAAGCGACGTTGCTCAGAGCGCACGTCGTTGAAAAGGGCGAGACGATAGTGATGATGGCCGGACGCCTGTCCGGGCTCGGACTCTCGAGCTCGGTCGTCGTCTGGACGATCGGCGAGGATCTGGCGAAGCGATAA
- the clpA gene encoding ATP-dependent Clp protease ATP-binding subunit ClpA: protein MLTRELEETLSLAVDEAVKRKHEYVTLEHLLFALLEDRAARDVLLNCGAKFEEITELLEDYFGEVLEKVPEGVQLMPELTSTFQSTIQYAILQAEGSGQKNIDGANMLAALYQAEQSYAVYLLLQQGITRLDILNYVAHGISKIDDFELPFDPELEDEEFAEERAARPKRKKPLEAYTEELVALAREGKIDPIIGRQAEIERTIQVLCRRKKNNPLYVGEPGVGKTALAEGLALKIAEGDVPDEIKNAKVFQLDMGAVLAGTRYRGDFEERFKSIIVDLKKEPNSILFIDEIHTIVGAGAVSGGAMDASNILKPALANGELRCIGSTTFAEYKSAFERDRALARRFQKIEINEPSVNETFEILKGLKKFYEEHHGIKYSEESLKVAAELAGKYINDRFLPDKAIDIIDEVGAATKLLPAESRPPFVTVQMVESTIARMAKIPPKTVVADEKDRLKTLREDLKKVIFGQDEAIEKIVDAIQISRAGLGHETKPVGSFLFSGPTGVGKTEVSKQLAEQLGIEFLRYDMSEYAEPHTISRLIGAPPGYVGFEQGGLLTEAIMRHPHSVLVLDEIEKAHPNLFNLLLQVMDSATLTDNNGKKADFRNVILIMTTNAGARELSSGGVGFRNQAESKGQAKGVIERTFTPEFRNRLDAWVPFKALEFDVIKNIVDKFIRELNGQLFEKRVLVQLDDTAREWLAKNGFDSRYGARPMSRLIHEKIKQPLANEILFGKLTEGGSALVEEKDGELVLSISEDSGGE from the coding sequence ATGTTAACCAGAGAATTAGAAGAAACCTTGAGTTTGGCCGTTGACGAAGCCGTCAAGCGGAAACACGAATATGTGACGCTCGAGCATTTGCTGTTCGCGCTGCTCGAAGACCGGGCCGCCCGTGACGTTTTGCTGAACTGCGGGGCTAAGTTTGAAGAGATCACGGAATTGCTCGAAGACTACTTCGGCGAAGTTCTGGAGAAGGTCCCGGAAGGCGTTCAGCTTATGCCGGAGCTGACTTCGACGTTTCAAAGCACCATTCAGTACGCGATCCTGCAGGCCGAAGGCAGCGGCCAAAAGAACATCGATGGCGCGAATATGCTTGCCGCGCTTTATCAGGCGGAACAGTCCTATGCGGTCTATCTTCTTTTGCAGCAAGGAATTACGCGGCTCGACATCCTGAACTACGTGGCGCACGGAATCTCGAAGATCGACGATTTCGAACTTCCCTTCGATCCTGAGTTGGAAGACGAGGAGTTTGCCGAAGAACGCGCCGCACGACCGAAACGCAAGAAGCCGCTTGAAGCATACACCGAAGAATTGGTCGCTCTCGCGCGCGAAGGCAAAATCGATCCGATCATCGGACGCCAAGCGGAGATCGAACGCACGATCCAGGTCCTCTGCCGGCGCAAGAAGAACAATCCGCTCTACGTCGGGGAGCCGGGAGTCGGGAAAACGGCGCTCGCGGAGGGTTTGGCGCTCAAGATAGCCGAAGGCGACGTGCCCGACGAGATCAAGAACGCGAAGGTTTTTCAGCTCGATATGGGCGCGGTGCTCGCCGGAACACGTTACCGCGGCGATTTTGAAGAACGGTTCAAGTCGATCATCGTCGATCTCAAGAAGGAACCGAACTCGATCCTCTTCATCGACGAGATCCACACGATCGTCGGCGCCGGCGCGGTTTCCGGCGGCGCGATGGACGCTTCGAACATCCTTAAGCCGGCGCTCGCGAACGGCGAACTGCGGTGCATCGGTTCGACGACGTTCGCCGAGTACAAATCCGCGTTCGAACGCGACCGCGCGCTGGCGCGGCGTTTTCAAAAGATCGAGATCAACGAACCGTCGGTCAATGAAACCTTTGAGATTCTGAAAGGCTTGAAGAAGTTTTATGAGGAACATCACGGCATCAAATACTCCGAAGAATCATTGAAGGTCGCGGCCGAATTGGCGGGCAAGTACATCAACGACAGGTTTTTGCCCGACAAGGCGATCGACATCATCGACGAGGTCGGCGCGGCGACGAAGCTCTTGCCGGCGGAATCGCGACCGCCGTTCGTGACGGTTCAGATGGTCGAAAGCACGATCGCGCGGATGGCGAAAATCCCGCCGAAAACGGTTGTCGCGGACGAGAAAGACCGCTTGAAAACGCTCCGAGAGGATCTCAAGAAGGTAATTTTCGGACAGGACGAGGCAATCGAAAAGATCGTCGACGCGATCCAGATCTCGCGCGCCGGTCTCGGCCACGAAACAAAGCCGGTCGGATCTTTCTTGTTCTCCGGCCCGACCGGAGTCGGCAAAACCGAGGTATCAAAACAACTGGCGGAGCAACTCGGCATTGAGTTTTTGCGCTACGATATGAGCGAATATGCCGAGCCTCACACGATCTCGCGTCTGATCGGCGCGCCGCCGGGATACGTTGGATTCGAACAGGGCGGACTGCTGACCGAAGCGATAATGCGACACCCGCATTCTGTACTCGTGCTTGACGAGATCGAAAAGGCGCATCCGAATCTGTTCAACCTGCTGCTGCAGGTGATGGACAGCGCGACTTTGACGGACAACAACGGCAAAAAGGCCGATTTTCGAAATGTCATCCTGATAATGACGACCAACGCCGGAGCGCGCGAACTCTCGTCCGGCGGCGTCGGTTTCAGAAATCAGGCTGAATCGAAAGGCCAGGCGAAAGGCGTCATCGAGCGTACATTCACACCCGAGTTTCGCAATCGACTCGATGCCTGGGTGCCGTTCAAGGCGCTCGAGTTTGACGTCATCAAGAACATCGTCGACAAGTTCATCCGCGAACTCAACGGCCAGCTTTTCGAAAAGCGCGTGCTCGTCCAGCTCGATGACACGGCTCGTGAATGGCTCGCGAAGAATGGCTTTGACTCGCGCTATGGCGCGCGTCCGATGTCGCGTCTGATCCACGAAAAGATCAAACAGCCGCTGGCGAACGAAATTCTTTTCGGAAAGCTCACCGAAGGCGGCAGCGCCCTGGTCGAAGAAAAGGACGGCGAACTTGTGCTGAGCATTTCGGAGGATTCGGGCGGGGAATAA
- a CDS encoding glycoside hydrolase family 15 protein, which translates to MRDIPVGNGSLLVTFDDKYQIRDIYFPHVGQENHTEGFPFRFGVWADGEFSWVFEDGWKRKLKYLKETLVTDVRLINEKLGIEIVCNDTVASHENIFLRKVRVSNLLDKKRDVRIFLHHDFRISENKIGDTAFYDPESFALIHYKKNRYFLINSSPPFDRFSTGRKAFRDQEGTWRDAEDGELHGVAITEGSVDSTVQFNFSLEAQGVGDFYYWIAVGESHDEVWRLNEYVKTRTPRGLLNYTENFWRAWVNKNDVEFDGLSPKIIDLYKRSLLVIKTQIDNCGSILAANDSDVAERATDHYSYLWTRDGALVANALDLAGYPSLTRNFFAFCAHIVHEDGYFLQKYNADGTVASGWHASWDAWAQRKLTPIQEDETALVLWALWEHYDKYREIEFVHRLYHKLILKCADFLVSFRDPETGLPRPSWNLWEDRRGIHTFTCATVVGGLRAAANFSRLFGENDRAVSYDEAADEVVAAMREHLYSKELGRFLRSLETQDDVNFRADTTVGASMFAAFFFGAFDANDPLIESTMRAVEARLWIPTAIGGVARFEYDAYMRVTNDVTGNPWFICTLWLASYRIAIAKSVEDLKGVLEILEWTAERALPSGVLAEQINPLTGEPVSVSPLTWSHSTFVETVASYLKKLRHLSQ; encoded by the coding sequence ATGAGGGACATTCCCGTCGGAAATGGTTCGCTTCTCGTCACGTTTGACGACAAATACCAGATCCGCGACATCTACTTTCCGCACGTCGGCCAGGAAAATCACACCGAGGGGTTTCCGTTTCGTTTCGGCGTTTGGGCCGACGGCGAGTTTTCGTGGGTTTTTGAGGACGGATGGAAACGTAAGCTTAAGTATCTTAAGGAGACGCTCGTCACCGATGTCCGGCTCATCAACGAGAAACTCGGAATCGAGATCGTCTGCAACGACACAGTCGCGAGCCACGAGAATATTTTCCTGCGCAAGGTCCGCGTCAGCAATCTCCTCGACAAGAAACGCGACGTGCGCATTTTTCTGCATCACGATTTTCGAATTTCGGAAAACAAGATCGGCGACACGGCATTTTACGATCCGGAGAGTTTCGCGCTCATTCATTACAAAAAGAACCGCTATTTTCTGATCAATTCGAGCCCGCCGTTTGACCGTTTTTCCACCGGTCGCAAGGCGTTTCGCGATCAGGAAGGCACGTGGCGCGACGCTGAAGACGGCGAATTGCACGGCGTCGCGATCACCGAAGGATCGGTCGATTCGACGGTTCAATTCAATTTCTCGCTCGAAGCACAGGGCGTTGGTGACTTCTACTATTGGATCGCGGTCGGCGAGTCGCACGACGAGGTCTGGCGGCTGAATGAGTATGTCAAGACCCGGACGCCCAGGGGCCTGCTCAACTACACCGAGAACTTCTGGCGCGCCTGGGTCAACAAGAACGATGTCGAATTCGACGGGTTGAGCCCGAAGATCATCGATCTATACAAGCGCTCGCTGCTTGTCATCAAGACGCAGATCGACAACTGCGGGTCGATCCTCGCGGCCAACGATTCCGATGTCGCCGAACGCGCGACGGACCACTACAGTTATCTTTGGACGCGCGACGGAGCGTTGGTGGCCAATGCGCTCGACCTTGCGGGATATCCGTCGCTGACCCGGAACTTTTTTGCTTTTTGCGCGCATATCGTTCACGAGGACGGCTATTTCCTTCAGAAGTACAATGCCGACGGAACCGTCGCCTCCGGTTGGCACGCGAGTTGGGACGCCTGGGCGCAACGCAAGCTGACGCCGATCCAGGAAGACGAAACGGCGCTTGTTCTATGGGCGCTTTGGGAACACTATGACAAGTACCGCGAGATCGAATTCGTGCATCGGCTCTACCATAAACTGATCCTCAAATGCGCCGATTTCCTGGTCAGTTTCCGCGATCCGGAAACCGGGCTTCCGAGACCGAGCTGGAATCTTTGGGAAGACCGTCGCGGAATTCACACGTTCACTTGTGCGACGGTCGTCGGCGGACTTCGCGCGGCGGCGAATTTCTCACGGCTTTTCGGCGAGAACGACCGCGCCGTCAGTTACGACGAGGCCGCGGACGAGGTCGTCGCCGCGATGCGGGAGCATCTTTACAGCAAAGAACTCGGGCGTTTCCTGCGCTCGCTCGAAACGCAGGATGACGTCAATTTCCGGGCCGACACGACGGTCGGCGCTTCGATGTTCGCAGCCTTCTTTTTCGGCGCGTTCGACGCGAATGATCCGTTGATAGAGTCGACGATGCGCGCCGTCGAAGCGAGACTCTGGATCCCGACCGCGATCGGCGGCGTTGCCCGTTTCGAGTATGACGCCTATATGCGCGTCACCAACGACGTTACCGGAAACCCCTGGTTCATCTGCACATTGTGGCTGGCGTCGTACAGGATCGCGATCGCGAAATCGGTCGAAGACCTCAAAGGCGTCCTCGAGATCCTTGAATGGACCGCCGAACGCGCATTGCCATCCGGCGTGCTCGCAGAGCAGATCAATCCTTTGACCGGCGAACCTGTGTCAGTTTCACCGCTGACGTGGTCGCATTCCACGTTTGTCGAGACCGTCGCCAGTTATTTGAAAAAGCTGCGGCACCTGAGTCAATAG
- a CDS encoding MgtC/SapB family protein, producing MLESYVPNLVLALLLGAAIGLERQSSGHLSDSGIRTFSLIGLLGCISSIFYVNNLPLVFALMTAAFVILLSMHYGLASRQTNDYGFTTEIAIILTYLIGACLGTGILPLNVTIAVAVVIIVILSMKARSEKLISAVTRGEIESFISFAILGLVILPFLTNTSYTLNDFPEVRSLLQGLNINVEQFDGLELINPQKLWFIVVLITGIDVLGYILGKFVGRERGFTVTSFIGGFVSSTVTTQSLAQKSKTAVNENHLVGAAILANLASFFQMFLLIGPLNREWLIAILPALLIMITTATALSIYFLRIRKETEAEPETESESKVVEKKIFSIVPALQFAALILVVKLLTNLSLIFFGKAGFVVGSVIASFAGVDAILINLAGMAGTKITFGFALFTFILVNATNLSAKTLYCFLQGSRSFTLKFMISMLIIIAASFLGFLFV from the coding sequence ATGCTCGAATCATATGTTCCAAATCTAGTCCTGGCATTGCTGCTCGGCGCGGCGATCGGGTTGGAACGCCAGAGTTCAGGGCACCTTTCCGATTCGGGAATCCGGACATTTTCGCTGATCGGGCTTCTCGGCTGCATCTCGTCGATCTTCTACGTCAACAACCTGCCGCTCGTCTTCGCATTGATGACCGCGGCTTTCGTCATTTTGCTTTCGATGCATTACGGTCTTGCATCGCGGCAGACGAACGACTATGGATTTACGACCGAGATCGCGATCATTCTGACGTATTTGATCGGCGCCTGTCTCGGGACCGGAATTCTGCCGCTCAACGTGACGATCGCCGTCGCCGTCGTGATCATCGTCATTTTGTCGATGAAGGCTCGGTCGGAAAAGCTGATCTCGGCCGTCACCCGCGGCGAGATCGAATCGTTCATCAGCTTTGCGATCCTTGGGCTCGTGATCTTGCCGTTCCTGACGAACACGAGCTACACGCTGAACGATTTTCCCGAGGTCAGATCGCTACTTCAAGGCTTGAATATCAACGTCGAGCAGTTCGACGGCCTTGAACTGATCAACCCTCAGAAGCTCTGGTTCATCGTCGTTTTGATCACCGGGATCGACGTTCTCGGCTACATCCTCGGAAAGTTCGTCGGACGCGAGCGCGGGTTCACGGTGACCAGTTTCATCGGCGGTTTCGTTTCCTCAACGGTAACGACTCAGTCGCTGGCGCAAAAAAGCAAAACGGCGGTGAACGAAAACCATCTAGTCGGCGCGGCTATCCTCGCAAATCTCGCCAGTTTCTTTCAGATGTTTTTGCTGATCGGGCCGCTCAATCGTGAATGGCTGATCGCGATCCTGCCGGCGCTGCTGATAATGATCACCACGGCAACCGCATTATCCATATATTTCCTGAGGATACGAAAGGAAACGGAAGCCGAGCCTGAAACCGAGTCAGAGTCGAAGGTCGTTGAAAAGAAGATATTCTCGATCGTTCCCGCGCTTCAGTTCGCGGCGTTGATCCTCGTAGTCAAATTGCTGACCAACCTGAGCCTGATCTTTTTCGGCAAGGCGGGGTTCGTTGTCGGTTCGGTGATCGCCTCGTTCGCGGGCGTCGATGCGATATTGATCAATCTCGCCGGAATGGCCGGTACAAAGATCACTTTCGGCTTCGCGCTGTTTACGTTTATCCTCGTCAACGCGACGAATCTCTCGGCAAAAACGCTCTATTGTTTTCTGCAGGGAAGCCGCTCGTTCACACTCAAGTTTATGATCTCGATGCTCATCATCATCGCGGCCAGCTTCTTGGGATTCTTGTTTGTTTGA
- a CDS encoding TlpA family protein disulfide reductase, with product MILLLAIGFLSSLACRPAAKPVAIGNKPVSINEQPTTNQPQLPPSKPIEEMTWTKFDGKTGEIGAEQKMKSLNGKVVILDFWATYCKPCIEMIPHLKKLRQKHPDSLEVVGLHVGGGEDFPNVPAFVERLKIDYPLGTPESELSRFVFGDRTEIPQTAIFDRQGKLVKKMIGFDPTIEKEIDEAVEKAVNQK from the coding sequence GTGATCTTGCTTCTTGCAATCGGTTTTCTGTCCAGCCTTGCCTGTCGTCCTGCGGCGAAGCCGGTTGCGATCGGCAACAAACCCGTGTCGATCAACGAACAGCCGACGACGAACCAGCCGCAATTGCCGCCGTCCAAACCGATCGAAGAGATGACCTGGACGAAATTCGACGGTAAGACCGGCGAGATCGGCGCCGAACAGAAGATGAAAAGCCTGAACGGAAAGGTTGTGATCCTCGATTTTTGGGCGACGTACTGCAAGCCGTGCATCGAAATGATCCCCCATCTGAAGAAGCTCCGGCAAAAGCATCCGGATTCGCTCGAAGTCGTCGGACTCCACGTCGGCGGCGGAGAGGATTTTCCGAACGTCCCGGCGTTTGTCGAACGACTGAAGATCGATTACCCGCTCGGCACGCCCGAAAGTGAGTTGTCGAGGTTTGTCTTCGGCGACCGGACCGAAATTCCCCAGACGGCAATTTTCGATCGGCAGGGAAAACTCGTCAAGAAAATGATCGGATTCGATCCGACGATCGAAAAGGAGATCGACGAAGCAGTTGAAAAGGCGGTCAATCAAAAATAG